Proteins from one Triticum aestivum cultivar Chinese Spring chromosome 7A, IWGSC CS RefSeq v2.1, whole genome shotgun sequence genomic window:
- the LOC123150369 gene encoding uncharacterized protein yields MGASLLQAVAALVSTCTRRLQRAARRMGSGRPAVAPWRKAFSLPTGKGKAAAGPEEEGGLWRKEILMGERCQPLEFSGVIYYDADGHRLAQPPRSPMRSPLPASFKLAANAGVR; encoded by the coding sequence ATGGGCGCGAGCCTCCTGCAGGCGGTGGCGGCGCTGGTGAGCACGTGCACGCGGCGGCTGCAGCGGGCGGCGAGGAGGATGGGCAGCGGCAGGCCGGCCGTGGCGCCGTGGAGGAAGGCCTTCTCGCTGCCGACGGGCAAGGGGAAGGCCGCGGCGGggccggaggaggagggcgggCTGTGGAGGAAGGAGATACTCATGGGGGAGCGCTGCCAGCCGCTGGAGTTCTCCGGGGTCATCTACTACGACGCCGACGGACACCGCCTCGCGCAGCCGCCCCGCTCGCCCATGCGCAGCCCGCTCCCGGCGTCCTTcaagctcgccgccaacgccggcGTCCGTTAG